The genomic stretch CGCTTCCCGCTGATCGTGCGTGACCAGCAGCACGCCCGCCCCCACCCGCGCGAACAGCGACCGCAACCCAGCGCGCAGCTCCGCGCGCAGCCGCTCGTCCAGGTTCGACATCGGCTCATCCAGCAGCAGCAGCGGCGCCCCCGTCGCCAGCGCCCGCGCCAGCGCCACCCGCTGCGCCTGCCCACCCGACAGCCCCGCCGGACGGCGCGCCTCCAGTCCCGGCAGATCCACCAGCGCCAGCGCCTCGCGCGCCCGCGCCTCCGCCACCGCGCGCCTCGCCCCCCGTACCCGCGGTCCGTACGCCACGTTGCCCAGCACACTCAGATGCGGGAACAGCGCGTAATCCTGAAACACCAGCCCCACCCCACGCGCCTCCGGCGGCAGGCCCGTCACGTCCCGCCCCGCCACCGCCACCGACCCCGCGTCCGGCCGCTCCAGGCCTGCCACCACCCGCAGTACCGTGCTCTTCCCGCACCCACTCGGGCCCAGCAGCGCCACCGTCTCACCTGCCGCCACATCCAGCGACACACCACGCACCGCTGCCACCCCACCAAACGACTTGCGGATACCAGAGAGGGACAGGGCAGGGGCTGAGGGCAGATCGGTCACTTGCCCTCTTTCGGGCGACTCTCGAACTGCCACAGGGCATTATCGAGGCGGGCGGGCGTCGTGCCCAGTTCGGCGGCCACCGCGCGGATGGCGGCCGTGATGCGGGCGCGGTCGGCGTCGTTCCCCATACGAGGCTGCCAGTCACCGATCCGGGCGAACAGGCGAGTCAGCAGCGAATCCACCTTCACGTGATCCTCGCGGCCCATGAGCCACAGCAGGTAATGCGCCAGTGTCGGCCCAATGCCTCTGACCTCCTGCACCAGCTCGACCAGTACCAGCTGCTCGGCGGTCTCGTCGTCCAGCAGTCGGAAATCGCCCACGGTCTGAACGCCGTGCCGGACGAAGAACGCAGCCACGTCACGCGCGACATCCACCTTCAGGCGCCCCGAGAGCTGCTGGCGGTTACAGAGCACCTCTTTGGCATACGCCTGCACGCCCAGCGAATCCACGTCCTCCACGAAAGCCTGGAAGGTCAGCCCGGGCACTTCCGGCAGCCGGTCATTCAACCGCGCCAGCAGGGGCAGCACCACGACCTCGAAGCGGGCCTGCGCGCTGAACACGCAGTTCACGACCGAATGCACCCCGCTGGCGTGCAGGCTGAAGTCCGGATCCACCCTGATCCCATGCGTCTGAATGAACGCGGACAGCTGCGCGGGCAGAGGATCGGTCATGCCGAATTCTCTCATGTGACCTCGCCCTCGCCGCCGTCCAGCAGCGTGAAGGCCAGCGTGGCGAGGATGAGGAGTGTGGTCGCCAGCGCGCAGGCCTCACCGAGGTTGCGTTCACCGGGGCGGCCCAGGCGTTCGTACAGCCCGGTGCTGAGGGTGGCCCATTCGGGCCGCGTGAGGACCAGGGTCGCGCCGAACTCGCCCAGAACGGTCGCCAGGGCCAGCGCCCCGCCGCCCCGCACGGCCGGGAAGGCCAGCGGCACCGTGACGGACCGGAACGCCGCGCCGCGCGTGGCGCCCAGGGAACGGGCCGCCTCGAACAGCCGCGGCGGTATGGCCCGCAGCGTGGGCAGCAGCGAGCGCACCACCAGCGGCCACGCCAGCAGCGTGTACGCCGCGATCAGCATGGGCAGCGTGGCGGCCAGCACCGGGTACGCCAGCAGGTATCCGACGGCGAGGCTGACCGGGGAGATCATCAGCGGCAGCAGCGACACCAGGTCCAGCGCCCGCGACCCGGCCCGCCACGCGCCCAGCGCGTACAGCCCGCCCAGCAGCGTGGCGCCCGCCAGGGCCATCAGCCCGAAGCGCAGCGTGTTCCACACGAGCAGCGGCGTCGCTTCGTCCGCCAGTACGCCCTGCCAGTACGCCAGCGTGAACCCCGACGTGCCCAGCACGCCCCGCACCACCACCGCGACCAGCGGCGCGAAGCACACGAGCGTCACCACCCCACCCAGCCCCAGCAGCGCGGCCCGCGCCCCGCCCCGCGCGCGCGGCAGGCCACCCGACGGAACCCCCACTCCACCCCGCGACAGCGCCACGTACGCCCAGGTCGCCAGCAGCGTGAAGCCCAGCTGGCCCACGATCAGGGCACTCGCCTCCGACAGGCGCAGCTGCAGCGCCGTCAGCGTGTAGATCTCCACCTCCAGCGTCGCGAACCGCTCGCCGCCCAGCGCCAGCGGCAACCCGAAACTCAACGCCGAGTACAGGAACACCAGCACCACCCCCGCCAGCACCCCCGGTAGCGCTAAGGGCAACGCCACGCCCAGCGCCGCCCGCCACGCCGACGCCCCCAGCGACCGCGCCGCCCCCACCACGTTCCCCGGCACCCGCGCGAACCCCGCGTAACTCAGGCGCACCAGCACCGGCACGTTGAAGAACAGGTTCCCCAGCACCAGCAACGTCGGCGTGTCACTCAGGTCCACCCCGGTCAGGCGCGTCACCCACCCCTGCGGGCCCAGCAATGCACTCAGCCCCAGCACCGCCACCAGCGTCGGCGTCACGAACGGCAACAACAGCAGGCGCAGGAACAACCCCTTCCCCCGCACCTCGAACCGCGACAGCAGAAACGCCAGCGGCACCCCGATCAACGCCGCCACGCCCGCCGTCACGCTCGCCTGCGTCAGGGTCCACGCGAGGCGACCCTGAAAGTACGGGTCACGCCACACGTCCAGGGTCACGCCACCCTCGCGCAGCGTTCTGGCCAGGGGGAGGACGAGGCAGAGTGCCACGAAGATCAGGCCGGGCAGGGCGAGGAGCCAGCCCTGGAGTTTCGTGCTGTTCATTGGAGGGCGCCTGCGGCGGGCTGCCCCACCCCCCAGCCCCCTTCCCCAGGGGGGACGGGGGAGCAGTCGCTGCGCTCGGCAAGAGATTCGACTGACGCGGCGGGCTTTCTTGGGGCGGTGACGTGTCCGGCCTCGACGCCATCCTCCGGCATCGCCGATGGCCCGCGCGCTTCGCGCACGACGGCTCGTGGGCCATGACGGTAGAGGGGCAGGAAGGCTTGGTGCATGTCGGCAGGTTCTACTTTTTCAGCTCAGGCGAAAGCGTGTGTGCAGGCTCCCCTTGACTCGCAGAGCCCGCAGGGAGGGGAGCTGTCAGCGCAGCTGACTGAGGGGTCCTGCGCAGCAGCCTGTGTTCCCACTTCCTACTTCCCACTCCCCACTCCCCTCACCGCGCGCGCAGCACCTGCGTGACCCACGCGTCCACGAGGCGCTGGGGGTTGGCGGCAATGTCGGCTTTCACGGTGGCGGCCTGGGGCTGCTGCGCGAAGGTGAACACGGGGTTCAGGGGGGTGCCCTTCACGGCGGGGTAGATCCACATGCGGGTGGGGATGTCGGTCTGGACGGGGGCGCTCAGCATGAAGTCCACGAATTTCCGGGCGAGGGCGGCCTGTTTGGTGCCTTTCAGGATGCCCACGCCTTCCAGCTGCGTGTAGGTGCTGCCGGGCAGGAACAGGTTGGCGGTGGGGGCCTGCGCGGGAAGTTTGGCGGGGTTGAAACCGTCGGCGTAGAAGACTTCCGCGGCGGGGCTACTGGCGTAGGACAGCACGATGGGGTACCTGCCGCCGTTCTTGGTGAAGTCCTTGTAGTACGCGTCACTCCAGCCGCGCGTGACTTTCATGCCGCCCGCGCGGGCGGCGCGCCACCACTGCCACGCGCCCGCCTCGCCGTAGTGGTTGACGGTGGCCAGCAGGAACGCGAGGCCGGGGCTGCTCGTGGCGGGACTCTGCACGACCGTGAGTTTGGCGTAGGCGGGGGTTTTCAGGTCGTCGAGGGTTTTGGGCAGTGCGACCTTGTTCTTCTCGAACCACGCGCGGTCGTAGTTCAGGGCCACGAAGCCGTAATCGACGGTGTTCAGCAGGCCGTCGTCGCCCAGGCGGTACGCGGCGGGCACGCGGGACAGCGCGGGGCTCCTGTACGGCTGGAGAATACCGGCCTGCCGGGCGCGGGGCAGCAGGCTGTTGTCCAGGCCGTACACCACGTCGCCGATGGGGGCGCGGCGGGTGAGGATCAGGCGGTTCAGAAGTTCCCCGGCGTCGCCGCCCTTGATGAAGCGCACCTTGGCCCGGTTCTGCGTCTCGAACGCGGCGATGAGTTTCTTGTCCACGTCGAACGAGTCGTGCGTGATGACGGTCAGGGTGGTCTGTGCTGGGGTGGTCTGGGCGCTGGAGGCGCTGGCGACGGCGAGTGCGGCAAGTACAGTCAGTGTGGTACGCATAGGAAAGTCCCCTCGCGTCACGAGGGGAAGCGGTGGGCCTACGCCACGGGTGTGGGCGGCCGGTCACGCTCCCTCCGCCGGAATGACCCGGATCAGGTTCCTGGGGTAAGTCTCAGCCCGCCGATCTCGGCAGGCACCCCCGGTGACGCACGCACGAGGATAGCGCAGGCCGCCGCGCTGGGGGTGTCCTGCGTTACCGGTTGCGGTTGCGGGGCGCGGCGCGTGCCACCCTGGGCCATGCGGAATCTGCTCGTGTGGGTGGTCATGCAGGATGAGGGGGGCCGCGTGCTGCTCGGGCGCCGGGACGGCTCGGCGTACGGGCATGGCCTGTGGGGCCTGCCGGGTGGCGGCGTGGAGCGCGGCGAGGGTCTGCCCGAGGCGGCCGCGCGCGAGGTCTGGGAGGAGATGGGCCTGACCCTCGACCCGGCCGGGCTGTCCCTGCTGGGTGTGCGCCGCTATGAGGTGGACGGCGCGCAGGGCACGGATTTCCTGTTCCGCGCGCGGTTCTGGCAGGGCGAGCCGCAGCCGCTCCACAAGACCTCCGAGGTCGCCTGGTTTGCCCCCGACGCGCTGCCCCCGGACGCCCTGCCGTGGATCGCGCCGCTGCTGGACGCCCACCTGCGGCGCGGGGCGCGCCTGACCGAGCAGTTGCGCGACGTGCGCGAGGCCCGGGTGATCGCGTGACGTTTCATCTGGTGGCGTGGCTGATCGTGCAGGACCATGCGGGGCGGGTGCTGCTGGGCCGCCGCTCCGGGTCGTCGTACGCCGATGGGCTGTGGGGCCTGCCGGGCGGGCACGTGGAGGTGGGGGAGACGCTGGCGCAGGCGGCGGCCCGCGAGGGGCTGGAGGAGGTGGGCCTGCGCGTGAACCCGGCGGCCCTGACCTGCCTGGGAGCCTGCCGCTACGACCTGGACGGCATGGGGGGCCTGGACGTGTTCTTCCTGACCTGCGACTGGGCGGGCGAGCCCACACCACTGGAGAAGACCTCCGAGGTCGGGTGGTTCGACCCGCACGCCCTGCCGGGGGACGCCCTGCCGTGGCTGCCGGGCGTGCTGGACGCGCATCTGCGCGGCGGGGTGCGCCTCTCGGAGATGCTGGACGGCTGGGCGGCCGTGAGGGGCGTGCCGCTGGCCGAGCACTGACGGTGGGTTTCAGAGGCGTTGAGGGATGTCCTCAAGGCCTCTGATACGGGATTCAAGTGATGCCACGTCATTCGGAGTCGCCCGGTGGCCCCTCACCCTTCCGTCGCCTCGCTCCTCCCTCCCTCTCCCACAGGGGGAGAGGGGACAACGGACCGTGACCGCATTGGAAGCGAGTCACTTGCATCCCGTATGAAACGAGCGGAGTGAGAACCTGTCAGCGCGGTCGCCCCCTGAAGTGTGACCTGTGGTGTTCCCGCTGGATGAACACTTGCTCACTGGCGAGAACTCCTTCCATTTGAAATACTTCCATCTGAAATGAACGGAAGTCCCACCCTCACCCCCACCCCAGTCGTGGACGACCTGTACGGCCTCGTCCGGCTGATCCTGCGGCTGTCCCGGCGCGTGCACCACGTCCTGGACGAGCCGCTGGAAACCGCGCTGGGCCTGAACACCAAGGAACTGCTTGTGCTGGCCAGCGTCATGGACGGCGCCGACACGCCCGGCGCCGTGGCGCAGGCTCAGAATCTCCCCGCGCCCACCGTGACCCGCATGGTCACCAAGCTCGTCCAGGCGGGCTTGGTGCGCCGCGTCACCGACCCCAGCGACCTGCGGGTGCAGCGCCTGGAACTCACGCCCGACGGGCAGGCCACCCGCGCCCGTACCCGCGCGGTCGCGCAGGACATCGTCCACGCGCACTTCGGGCACCTGCCCCCCGAGCGCGTGCAGGCGGCGCTGACCGCGCTGGCCGCCCTGGACGCCGCCCTGCACGCCCCCTGCCCCACTCCCGGAGACCCGCAATGACCCCCACCCCTGCCGCGCCCACACACAGCGGCCTGAACGAACGGGAGAAGATCCTCGCGTTCGTGGGCATCCTGACTGTGCTGTTCCTGTCCAGCCTCAACCTCACGGTTGTCGGCAGCGCCATGCCCCGCGTCATCAGCGACCTGGGCGGCTTCCACCTGTACGCCTGGGCGTTCACCGCGTACTCCCTGGCGACCACCATCACGATTCCCATCGTCGGGACCATCAGCGACCGCTATGGCCGCCGCCCACTGATCCTGCTCGGCATCGCCGTGTTCACCCTCGGCAGTGTGCTGCTGGGCTTCGTGCAGAACATGGAGCAGCTGATCATCCTGCGGGCCGTGCAGGGCATCGGCGGCGGCACCCTGATGGCCATGAGCTTCACCGCCATTGCCGACCTGTTCACGCCCATCGAACGCGGCCGTTACCAGGGTTACACCGGCGCCGTGTGGGGCGTCAGCTCCGTCGTGGGGCCGCTGGTCGGGGGCTTCCTGACCGACCACCTGGGCTGGCGCAGCGTGTTCTTCGTGAACCTGCCCTTCGCGCTGCTCGCCGCGTACTTCATCTGGCGGTACTTCCGCCTGCCCGCCCCTGGCGCCCGCGGCCACTTCGACGCCCTGGGCGCGCTGCTGCTGGGTGTGTCCGTCACCACCCTGACCCTGGCGCTCTCGTGGGGCGGCGGCACGTACGCCTGGGGCAGCGCCCCCATCCTCGGGCTGCTGGCCGCCACCCTGGTCACGTTCGGCGCGTACGCGTGGCACAGCGCCCGCCAGGAACGCCCCATCCTCGACCTGCGCCTCCTGAAGGACCGGGGCATCGCCATCGCGTCCCTCGCGGGCTTCCTGACGAGCGCCGGCATGTACGCCGCGATCCTGTACCTCCCGCTGTACATGCAGGGCGTGCGCGGCAGCAGCGCCAGCGGCAGCGGTCTGGCCCTCGCGCCGCTGATGTTCGGCATGATCCTCACCAGCACCCTCAGCGGGCAGGTCGTCAGCCGCACCGGCCGTTACAAGACCCTCATCCTGATCGGCGGGATCGTCGCCACCGGCGCGCTCCTGCTCGCCAGTACGCTGGGCACCGCGACCCCCATCCTGATCGCCGTGGGCATCATGGTCCTGCTGGGTCTGGGCCTGGGTCCCGTGAACAGCCAGCTGACCCTGGCGGTGCAGAACGCCGCGCCGCGCGAACAGCTGGGCAGCGCCACCAGCGGCAACCAGTTCTTCCGGCAGATCGGCGGCACCCTGGCCGTCAGCCTGTTCGGCGCGCTCGTGAACGCCCACCTGAACGCCAACCTCGCCGCGCAGCTGCCCGAACAGGCCCGCACGCTGCCCGCCCCCGTGCAGGATGCCATCGCCAACCCGAACCTGCTGACCAGCCCGCAGGCCACCGCGCAGCTCGGCGCGGGCCTGGGCCAACTGGGCGACGCGAACCTGCTCCAGCCCATCCTGGATGCCCTGCGCGGCGTCATGGCCGGCGCGATCGATCAGGTGTTCCTGGTGTCCGCCGTGCTCGTGGGCCTCGCGTTCCTGGCGACCATCGCCCTGCCCGAACGGCCCCTGAAGGGCCGCACCGGACTCGCCCCGCGCGCCGAGAAGATCGAGGTCAGCGCCGCCGACTGAAGCGGGGTTGTGGGCTGTGGGGTGCAGGTTGTGGGAACAGACCCATGCCTGCACCCCACAACCCACTGCCACCACCCCACCCCCCACTCACGGCACAGGCCAGCGGATCGTGCCCAGCTGATCGGTGCGCCACGCCCGCGAGTGGACCTGCGCCAGGCGGGTCAGCACGTCCTGGTGAGGGTGCCCGTAGGTGTTCCGTCCCACGCTGATCACGGTGTCGGCGGGGCTGGTCTGCCCCAGGAGGGCCGCGCCGGTGCTGTGGCGGCTGCCGTGGTGCGCGGCCTTCAGGAGGTCCAGCGGTCCGGCGCCCAGCCGCTCCTCGGTGAGGTCCGCGAGGTCGCCCAGGAACGCGGCCCGCCACCCGCGCGACTCCAGGCGCAGGGCGACGCTGTTGTCGTTGTCCTCGGTGGACCACGCGGTCCCGGCGGGCCACAGGACGGTCAGGGAGGCGCCGTCGGAGGTGACCTGATCGCCCCGGCGAAC from Deinococcus soli (ex Cha et al. 2016) encodes the following:
- a CDS encoding ABC transporter permease, which translates into the protein MNSTKLQGWLLALPGLIFVALCLVLPLARTLREGGVTLDVWRDPYFQGRLAWTLTQASVTAGVAALIGVPLAFLLSRFEVRGKGLFLRLLLLPFVTPTLVAVLGLSALLGPQGWVTRLTGVDLSDTPTLLVLGNLFFNVPVLVRLSYAGFARVPGNVVGAARSLGASAWRAALGVALPLALPGVLAGVVLVFLYSALSFGLPLALGGERFATLEVEIYTLTALQLRLSEASALIVGQLGFTLLATWAYVALSRGGVGVPSGGLPRARGGARAALLGLGGVVTLVCFAPLVAVVVRGVLGTSGFTLAYWQGVLADEATPLLVWNTLRFGLMALAGATLLGGLYALGAWRAGSRALDLVSLLPLMISPVSLAVGYLLAYPVLAATLPMLIAAYTLLAWPLVVRSLLPTLRAIPPRLFEAARSLGATRGAAFRSVTVPLAFPAVRGGGALALATVLGEFGATLVLTRPEWATLSTGLYERLGRPGERNLGEACALATTLLILATLAFTLLDGGEGEVT
- a CDS encoding NUDIX domain-containing protein gives rise to the protein MRNLLVWVVMQDEGGRVLLGRRDGSAYGHGLWGLPGGGVERGEGLPEAAAREVWEEMGLTLDPAGLSLLGVRRYEVDGAQGTDFLFRARFWQGEPQPLHKTSEVAWFAPDALPPDALPWIAPLLDAHLRRGARLTEQLRDVREARVIA
- a CDS encoding MDR family MFS transporter gives rise to the protein MTPTPAAPTHSGLNEREKILAFVGILTVLFLSSLNLTVVGSAMPRVISDLGGFHLYAWAFTAYSLATTITIPIVGTISDRYGRRPLILLGIAVFTLGSVLLGFVQNMEQLIILRAVQGIGGGTLMAMSFTAIADLFTPIERGRYQGYTGAVWGVSSVVGPLVGGFLTDHLGWRSVFFVNLPFALLAAYFIWRYFRLPAPGARGHFDALGALLLGVSVTTLTLALSWGGGTYAWGSAPILGLLAATLVTFGAYAWHSARQERPILDLRLLKDRGIAIASLAGFLTSAGMYAAILYLPLYMQGVRGSSASGSGLALAPLMFGMILTSTLSGQVVSRTGRYKTLILIGGIVATGALLLASTLGTATPILIAVGIMVLLGLGLGPVNSQLTLAVQNAAPREQLGSATSGNQFFRQIGGTLAVSLFGALVNAHLNANLAAQLPEQARTLPAPVQDAIANPNLLTSPQATAQLGAGLGQLGDANLLQPILDALRGVMAGAIDQVFLVSAVLVGLAFLATIALPERPLKGRTGLAPRAEKIEVSAAD
- a CDS encoding ABC transporter ATP-binding protein, which codes for MPSAPALSLSGIRKSFGGVAAVRGVSLDVAAGETVALLGPSGCGKSTVLRVVAGLERPDAGSVAVAGRDVTGLPPEARGVGLVFQDYALFPHLSVLGNVAYGPRVRGARRAVAEARAREALALVDLPGLEARRPAGLSGGQAQRVALARALATGAPLLLLDEPMSNLDERLRAELRAGLRSLFARVGAGVLLVTHDQREARALAGRVAVMRAGELVQVGHTEEVFARPATAWVAAFLGEVNLLPDGPGWVRFVPGEALRPGVGEWWPVVARQPVEGGVQVTVAHAWGPLSLTLSAREAAALDGDRLRLSVDESGVRRLPEDRA
- a CDS encoding NUDIX domain-containing protein, with the translated sequence MTFHLVAWLIVQDHAGRVLLGRRSGSSYADGLWGLPGGHVEVGETLAQAAAREGLEEVGLRVNPAALTCLGACRYDLDGMGGLDVFFLTCDWAGEPTPLEKTSEVGWFDPHALPGDALPWLPGVLDAHLRGGVRLSEMLDGWAAVRGVPLAEH
- a CDS encoding MarR family winged helix-turn-helix transcriptional regulator is translated as MNGSPTLTPTPVVDDLYGLVRLILRLSRRVHHVLDEPLETALGLNTKELLVLASVMDGADTPGAVAQAQNLPAPTVTRMVTKLVQAGLVRRVTDPSDLRVQRLELTPDGQATRARTRAVAQDIVHAHFGHLPPERVQAALTALAALDAALHAPCPTPGDPQ
- a CDS encoding thiamine ABC transporter substrate-binding protein, whose product is MRTTLTVLAALAVASASSAQTTPAQTTLTVITHDSFDVDKKLIAAFETQNRAKVRFIKGGDAGELLNRLILTRRAPIGDVVYGLDNSLLPRARQAGILQPYRSPALSRVPAAYRLGDDGLLNTVDYGFVALNYDRAWFEKNKVALPKTLDDLKTPAYAKLTVVQSPATSSPGLAFLLATVNHYGEAGAWQWWRAARAGGMKVTRGWSDAYYKDFTKNGGRYPIVLSYASSPAAEVFYADGFNPAKLPAQAPTANLFLPGSTYTQLEGVGILKGTKQAALARKFVDFMLSAPVQTDIPTRMWIYPAVKGTPLNPVFTFAQQPQAATVKADIAANPQRLVDAWVTQVLRAR